The DNA sequence CACATCTTCGTTGCAAGTGAGCACCCATAAGTCTTGAGACTTAACTCTCTTTATATTACCACGGCAAAATGGGCAAGACTCCGACTTTCTACTCCTGAAATTAAACCAGAGCATTGCAAGTGCAAAGAATAAATGACTGTCTAGAGAAACAAGCAGACATGGATACGGATAAGGGATATAGCGAAGGCTTGTACTTACCAATTTCGGTAGCATTTGATGCACATTGCGTGACAGCAATTAGGCAAGACCACTTTGGTGCAAGGCTCTAAACATATCCCACACTCctcttctctctccccctcagCATTGACAAGGCTACCATCTCCCTTAATCATCTTCTTTCCAGAGCTTTCCATGCTGGGAACCCTAGGATCTCCATCCTTAGAATCGTCTAACTCCCCCAAATCCCCGTGCAGCCGCTGAAGAGACGGTAAGATAACGGCTGAAATTCGGTTTTCAACAAAGCAAACTAAGTTAGAAACCTAATCGAGCAAATCACAACCAAACGACATCCAATGATCATAAAGTAGGAAATTCTACATACAATAGAAGTCCCTTATAGAAGCCTTCCGTCCATGAGTTGAAATGCTAGGCCTGCCATCTGTGTATACCTGTATCAAAATAGGACCGGCATGCCCGAATTAGGTGGAGCAACAAAAGTAAATTCCTTTTCCGCATCGATTAACAACGAATAGACtagagaggaagaaaagaacCAAACCTTGTAGACAAGTATGTGGAAGAAATTTAGGTATCTTGGGAGCAGGCAAGTGATTGAGCAATCAAACCATTGCAACAAAAACAGAAAGAGGGGAGCCAAGTGATTGTAAACCAATTTCATCTGAAACCGGGCACCGCCTTTGCCTCTCGGAATTGCAGCAGCTCTGCACACGACCAAATCAAAATCAGAACTAGTAACATGTCAAAAGTTACAAACTTCACAATTTTATCTGATGACTCTAACAtgatcaagtcaaaacccaagaaGAATATCACAACTTTTCTCCccagaaaaatcccaaatcaaaATCAGAATTAGTAATAGGTCAAAAGTTGTAAACTTTACATTTCAATCTAATAACCAACCATGataaaatcaaaaccccccaaaaaaaaaaaaacaaacaaacttgctccccagaaaaatcccaaattggCAATTTTGACAAAGGGTTTTGCATTTTCTTGcctaaattgaaaaattatgatGTGGGTTGTGATGATCAGATGACCTAAATACAGCTTTTTGCAGTTAAACGTAAAAGTAAACTACCcacttgggaaaaaaaaaaggatattcACAACCACTATAGGAAAACAGAgaaattgaaacaaaaacaaagaatttCTAGAGGAATAAAGCAACTTACAGAGAATTTGCATGCTGTATATCTGCCTCTAAAGCACTCAAGGACTCCTGGTAAGAAGGCTGGTAATAAAtcatctccatctctctctctcctctctttctctaacAAAGAACAGAGAGCAAGAACTCCCCTCTCTTATCAGAGACTACCAAGTCAAAAGATCACCCACAAGTTCACTATTTTTTGTTggggtttttttcttctttctgcaGGGAGATTAAATAATACCCAGCAAGcaccaaaaacaaacaaacaaactaaaggcagagagagatagggacacaaaggtttATATCCCCAGGCTATTTTCTCTTTATCTTTTTCTCAATAGGGGGCGGCTCTGCTTGAGACCTGAGACCGACTTTTTTCGGACTTCGCTTGCTTTATACGGTCAGAACGGCATACGTATTCAGGATAAACTGCGTCTTTTGCCTCCTCATTTAATTTGTGTTCCTACTTCTTAATTATCATAATCTTTTCCTTTATGTATATTTGCTTCTCTTTTTTTATATTGCCAAGGTGCCTTCTCTCAgcttctttctaatttttttaatcaatggTATTTACGaagtcaagagggtaggagatagaatcatggcaatcaagattgtaataggacaagaacttatcaatgtgattagtgcgtacgcacctcaagtagggttggatacgagttcgaaggagaaattttgggaagatcttggagacttggtgcaaggaattgctcagacggagaagttatttataggaggagatttaaatggacacg is a window from the Malus domestica chromosome 16, GDT2T_hap1 genome containing:
- the LOC103431865 gene encoding E3 ubiquitin-protein ligase AIRP2-like; this translates as MEMIYYQPSYQESLSALEADIQHANSLAAAIPRGKGGARFQMKLVYNHLAPLFLFLLQWFDCSITCLLPRYLNFFHILVYKVYTDGRPSISTHGRKASIRDFYSVILPSLQRLHGDLGELDDSKDGDPRVPSMESSGKKMIKGDGSLVNAEGEREEECGICLEPCTKVVLPNCCHAMCIKCYRNWSRKSESCPFCRGNIKRVKSQDLWVLTCNEDVVDTETVSKEDLLRFYLYINSLPKDYPDALFLVYYEYSNLF